In Topomyia yanbarensis strain Yona2022 chromosome 2, ASM3024719v1, whole genome shotgun sequence, one DNA window encodes the following:
- the LOC131680013 gene encoding uncharacterized protein LOC131680013, translated as MAPAASSAAKKGSSLKLLTTKLKDVQSSFNDIWQFVENFTEEATITEAEIRLQKLDELWERFGDILVEIKSHDDYPADGDGYEKERKEFSDYYYRAKSFLLDRVKERQEHSSLEQSLPVGDTTMQGTLDHVRLPQIKLQSFNGDIDEWLSFRDLFTSLIHWKSDLPEVEKFHYLKGCLQGEPKSLIDPLQTTKANYLIAWDMLLKRYNNSKLLKKRQVESLFKLPSLSKESASELHILLEGFERVIQTLDQTVQPGDYKDLLLINLLTVRLDPVTRRGWEECSASKETDTLKDLTEFLHRRVQVLESIPPRSMDNRGIHQSQAPSKQKPPNVKTSYSTAQSSGGRCVACAANHLLYQCGSFQRMLVAERDALLRTHSLCRNCFRQGHQARDCQSKFSCRNCKGRHHTMVCFKREKDSNGKGSIVANDGTSTTAKEPQASSIQGANLAATDVSASNPAQQFSSQVLLATAVIVVEDDDGRHIPARALLDSGSESNFITERLSQRLKVKRQRVDISVLGIGQAGTKVKQRILTTIRSRVSDFSREMSFLVLPKVTVNLPTATINATGWAIPNGVQLADPSFYVSKGVDIVLGIEAFFDFFITGQKISLGEQMPAINESVFGWVVCGGLSVPNQSLQINCNLSMSDSLDALLARFWDCEEIESVVNYSPEEVRCEALFAQTVQRGTDGRYTVSLPKDEEILARMGDSRDIAFRRLLGTERRLARNADLKEQYVSFMDEYCRLGHMKRVEINPHDTIKRCYLPHHPVVKEASTTTKVRVVFDASCKTSSGISLNDVLLVGPVIQEDLRSIIMRCRTKQIMIVADVEKMFRQIDVKQEERPLQCILWRPSPADDVATYELNTVTYGTKPAPFLATRTLKQLALDEEIRFPLAAQAAIKDTYMDDVLTGSDNVEEAIKLRIQLDEMMSSGGFRLRKWASNAAPVLDGIAEETLAIRDADEIHLDPDPSVKTLGLTWLPNTDVFRFQFNIPTPDTVDGFSKRRILSIIATLFDPLGLIGATITTAKLFMQLLWTLRDEDGNRLDWDQPIPPTVGENWRKFRLQLPLLNEIRINRSVILPSAVAIELHCFSDASEKAYGACIYIRSQDAEGKVAVRLLASKSRVAPLKCQTIPRLELCGALIAAQLYEKVQKSVRINSPVFFWTDSTCVLRWIKAVPSTWITFIANRVAKIQNLTEHGEWRHVPGIHNPADLISRGISPQDIINNESWWNGPSWLAEARDQWPQYPGDLNSEEEEEERRRTVIAAPASSVTEFNDWYIGKFSSYSEMVRRTAIWLRLMKLLRTPKEDRQSGFLTSIELREAECVLVRRVQLEAFSKEWKALSKGEPVPGQSPLRWYNPIIAEDRLIRLGGRLRHSKESEETKHPMALPARHRFTRMLLQHYHERLLHAGPQLLLSVVKLRFWPLRGRDMARQIVHKCQRCFRSKPTPVKQFMGELPEARVTVSRPFSKTGVDYFGPIYLRPVPRRAAVKAYVAIFICLCTKAVHMELVSDLSTDRFLQALRRFVARRGRCTDLYSDNGTNFVGARNKLLEFLELQNSKQHRDKVSKFCADEGMRWHFSPPSAPHFGGLWEAAVRSAKHHILRVLGNNPVTPEDMNTLLIQVEGCLNSRPITALSTDPNDLEPLTPAHFLVGTSLQSIPEPEYEDIQTNRLNRWQLMQRNLQDFWTRWRREYLSQLQSRIKRWRPPIQVEVGKLVIIQDDNQPPLRWKMGRIHAIHPGDDGVVRVVTLKTATGMLTRPVEKICILPAAEFVDDAESGDHQD; from the coding sequence ATGGCTCCCGCTGCATCATCCGCTGCCAAGAAAGGGTCATCTCTAAAGCTGTTAACAACGAAGTTGAAGGACGTCCAATCATCATTCAACGATATCTGGCAGTTCGTAGAGAACTTCACGGAAGAGGCTACAATCACCGAAGCGGAGATACGCCTGCAGAAACTCGACGAGCTGTGGGAAAGATTTGGTGACATTCTAGTTGAAATCAAATCTCACGATGACTATCCTGCCGATGGGGACGGTTATGAAAAGGAACGAAAGGAGTTCAGCGACTACTACTATAGGGCGAAATCGTTTCTCTTGGATCGGGTCAAAGAGCGACAGGAGCATTCGAGTTTGGAACAGTCCCTCCCTGTCGGGGACACGACGATGCAGGGTACGTTGGATCACGTGCGGCTCCCGCAGATAAAGCTACAGTCTTTCAACGGGGACATCGACGAGTGGCTGAGTTTCCGGGACCTTTTTACATCCTTAATCCATTGGAAGTCTGACTTACCGGAAGTGGAAAAGTTCCACTACCTCAAGGGGTGTCTGCAGGGCGAACCAAAGAGCCTAATTGACCCTTTGCAGACCACAAAGGCAAATTATCTAATTGCCTGGGACATGCTGTTGAAACGGTACAACAACAGCAAGCTGCTGAAAAAGCGACAGGTGGAGTCGCTGTTCAAGTTGCCCAGCCTTTCGAAGGAGTCCGCTTCAGAACTACACATTCTGTTGGAAGGTTTTGAGAGAGTCATCCAAACGCTTGATCAAACTGTGCAGCCTGGAGATTATAAGGACCTCCTGCTAATCAATCTTCTCACCGTGCGGCTGGATCCAGTAACCCGTAGAGGGTGGGAAGAATGTTCGGCTAGCAAGGAGACGGATACACTGAAGGATCTGACAGAGTTTCTGCATCGTCGAGTTCAGGTACTGGAGTCGATACCACCAAGATCAATGGATAACAGGGGCATCCATCAGTCACAAGCGCCTTCGAAACAGAAGCCGCCTAATGTGAAAACCAGCTACAGCACAGCACAATCGTCTGGGGGACGCTGTGTGGCATGTGCGGCAAACCATCTGCTGTATCAGTGCGGTTCATTTCAGCGGATGTTGGTGGCGGAACGAGACGCATTACTTCGGACTCATTCACTCTGCCGAAACTGCTTCCGACAGGGTCACCAAGCAAGGGATTGTCAGTCCAAATTCTCGTGCCGCAATTGCAAGGGTCGGCATCATACCATGGTCTGCTTCAAACGCGAGAAAGATAGCAACGGCAAGGGATCAATCGTTGCAAATGATGGAACCTCTACTACTGCGAAGGAACCTCAAGCTTCTTCCATCCAAGGGGCTAATCTTGCAGCTACCGACGTGTCAGCATCCAATCCAGCTCAGCAATTTTCGTCACAGGTGCTGTTGGCTACTGCGGTAATCGTTGTCGAGGATGATGATGGTAGACATATTCCAGCTCGTGCTCTGTTGGACTCGGGATCAGAGAGTAATTTTATTACGGAGCGGTTGAGTCAACGATTGAAAGTTAAACGGCAGAGAGTAGATATTTCGGTGCTCGGAATCGGCCAGGCCGGCACTAAGGTCAAGCAGCGGATTTTAACAACGATTCGGTCACGAGTTTCCGATTTTTCACGAGAAATGAGCTTTCTCGTATTGCCAAAGGTAACTGTAAATCTACCTACGGCTACGATCAACGCAACAGGATGGGCAATTCCAAATGGCGTTCAATTGGCCGATCCGTCATTCTATGTTTCCAAGGGTGTGGACATAGTACTCGGCATTGAAGCCTTTTTCGACTTCTTCATAACTGGTCAGAAAATTTCACTTGGTGAGCAAATGCCAGCTATAAACGAGTCGGTGTTTGGATGGGTGGTGTGCGGTGGTCTGTCAGTTCCCAATCAATCGCTACAGATCAACTGCAATTTATCTATGTCGGATAGCCTGGATGCGCTACTGGCACGATTTTGGGACTGTGAAGAAATAGAATCGGTGGTAAACTATTCTCCGGAGGAAGTGCGCTGTGAGGCATTATTCGCACAAACGGTCCAACGTGGAACAGATGGACGGTATACTGTTTCTCTACCGAAGGACGAAGAAATTCTTGCACGGATGGGCGATTCAAGGGACATCGCATTCCGACGGCTCCTGGGAACGGAGCGCAGGTTAGCAAGGAACGCTGACTTGAAGGAACAGTACGTTTCGTTTATGGACGAGTATTGTCGTTTGGGACACATGAAAAGGGTCGAGATTAATCCGCACGATACAATCAAGCGTTGCTATCTACCACATCATCCGGTGGTTAAGGAGGCAAGCACGACCACAAAGGTTCGAGTGGTCTTTGACGCATCTTGCAAAACTTCGTCGGGCATCTCGTTGAACGATGTACTACTGGTGGGGCCGGTGATTCAGGAGGATTTACGGTCGATAATCATGAGATGCAGAACCAAGCAAATCATGATTGTAGCCGACGTCGAAAAAATGTTTCGGCAAATAGATGTCAAACAGGAGGAGAGACCACTGCAATGTATTCTTTGGCGCCCATCGCCTGCGGATGATGTAGCAACGTACGAACTTAATACGGTAACCTACGGTACCAAACCAGCACCGTTCCTAGCAACGCGCACACTAAAGCAACTAGCGTTAGATGAAGAAATTCGATTTCCGTTGGCAGCCCAGGCAGCTATCAAGGACACGTACATGGATGACGTGTTAACAGGATCGGACAACGTTGAAGAAGCGATCAAGCTACGAATTCAATTAGATGAGATGATGTCCAGCGGGGGATTTCGTCTCAGGAAATGGGCTTCCAACGCAGCTCCAGTTTTGGATGGAATCGCTGAAGAAACCTTAGCGATACGCGATGCTGATGAGATCCACTTGGACCCAGACCCCTCAGTGAAAACCTTGGGACTTACATGGTTGCCAAATACCGATGTTTTCAGGTTCCAGTTCAATATTCCGACGCCTGATACTGTGGATGGCTTCTCCAAACGTCGTATTCTTTCGATAATAGCCACACTGTTTGACCCATTGGGACTCATAGGAGCCACCATCACAACCGCCAAGCTGTTCATGCAGCTTTTATGGACGCTGAGAGACGAGGATGGCAACAGGTTAGACTGGGATCAACCTATACCACCAACGGTGGGTGAGAATTGGCGAAAGTTCCGCCTCCAGTTACCGTTATTGAACGAGATACGAATTAACCGAAGTGTGATTCTACCTAGTGCGGTGGCAATAGAGTTACACTGCTTCTCGGATGCTTCTGAGAAGGCATATGGAGCGTGCATTTACATTCGGAGCCAAGATGCAGAAGGGAAGGTGGCGGTTCGTCTGTTAGCATCCAAATCGAGGGTTGCCCCTTTAAAATGCCAAACGATACCGAGACTTGAGCTTTGTGGAGCGCTCATAGCTGCTCAATTGTATGAGAAGGTACAGAAGTCTGTTCGAATCAACTCTCCCGTTTTCTTCTGGACAGATTCCACTTGTGTGTTGCGGTGGATTAAAGCGGTACCATCTACGTGGATCACGTTTATTGCCAACAGGGTGGCGAAAATACAAAACCTAACGGAACATGGGGAATGGCGTCATGTTCCCGGAATACATAATCCTGCTGATTTGATCTCCAGGGGAATTTCCCCACAAGATATTATAAATAACGAATCCTGGTGGAATGGTCCATCCTGGTTGGCAGAAGCTCGTGATCAGTGGCCCCAGTATCCTGGCGATTTGAATAGCGAGGAGGAAGAAGAGGAAAGGCGTCGTACGGTGATTGCAGCTCCAGCTTCATCAGTGACAGAATTCAACGATTGGTATATCGGTAAATTTTCGTCATATTCGGAAATGGTACGACGGACAGCAATTTGGTTGCGACTAATGAAGTTACTGCGCACGCCGAAGGAAGACCGTCAATCAGGGTTTCTCACTAGTATCGAGCTACGGGAAGCAGAATGTGTTTTAGTTCGCCGTGTGCAGTTAGAGGCTTTCTCCAAGGAGTGGAAGGCACTATCAAAGGGCGAGCCGGTACCAGGTCAATCACCGTTACGGTGGTACAATCCAATCATCGCCGAAGATCGTCTCATCAGGTTGGGTGGAAGATTAAGGCACTCCAAGGAATCAGAAGAGACTAAACACCCCATGGCACTCCCAGCTCGCCATCGCTTCACTCGCATGTTGCTGCAACACTATCATGAGCGGTTACTTCATGCTGGACCTCAACTGCTTTTGAGCGTCGTTAAACTCCGCTTCTGGCCTTTGCGTGGGAGAGATATGGCAAGGCAGATAGTGCACAAGTGCCAGAGATGCTTTAGATCGAAACCTACACCCGTGAAGCAGTTCATGGGAGAACTACCAGAGGCTCGGGTGACAGTCTCTCGCCCATTCTCAAAAACGGGGGTAGACTACTTTGGACCAATTTATTTAAGACCTGTTCCCAGGCGAGCGGCGGTGAAGGCGTACGTCGCAATTTTCATCTGTCTATGCACAAAGGCAGTGCACATGGAGCTCGTTTCGGACCTCTCTACCGACCGGTTCCTGCAAGCACTTCGTAGGTTTGTGGCAAGGAGGGGTAGATGCACCGACCTTTATTCCGACAATGGTACCAATTTTGTCGGAGCACGAAACAAACTGCTGGAGTTCTTGGAGTTACAAAATAGCAAGCAACACCGGGACAAGGTGTCCAAGTTCTGTGCGGACGAAGGCATGCGGTGGCATTTCAGCCCTCCAAGTGCCCCGCATTTCGGAGGACTGTGGGAAGCAGCAGTCCGTTCGGCCAAACATCATATTCTGCGAGTCCTTGGAAATAATCCAGTCACGCCGGAGGATATGAACACGTTGCTGATTCAGGTGGAAGGATGCTTGAATTCCAGACCAATTACAGCTCTTTCTACTGACCCAAACGATCTGGAACCATTGACACCGGCACATTTTTTGGTAGGAACGTCATTACAGTCCATTCCTGAACCCGAATACGAAGACATCCAAACAAACCGTCTGAACCGATGGCAGCTGATGCAGCGAAACCTTCAAGATTTCTGGACGAGATGGCGAAGGGAGTATTTGTCTCAGCTCCAATCTCGAATAAAACGTTGGCGCCCGCCGATACAAGTGGAAGTGGGAAAGCTTGTTATCATACAGGACGATAATCAACCTCCCCTACGCTGGAAGATGGGAAGAATACACGCCATTCATCCTGGAGACGACGGGGTCGTGCGGGTGGTGACACTAAAAACAGCCACCGGCATGCTGACTCGACCAGTTGAGAAAATATGCATCTTACCTGCAGCAGAATTCGTCGACGATGCTGAGTCAGGTGATCATCAAGATTAG